In a single window of the Oryctolagus cuniculus chromosome 9, mOryCun1.1, whole genome shotgun sequence genome:
- the KCTD4 gene encoding BTB/POZ domain-containing protein KCTD4: MERKINRREKEKEYEGKHNSLEDADQGKNCKSTLMTLNVGGYLYITQKQTLTKYPDTFLEGIVNGKILCPFDADGHYFIDRDGLLFRHVLNFLRNGELLLPEGFRENQLLAQEAEFFQLKGLAEEVKSRWEKEQLTPRETTFLEITDNHDRSQGLRIFCNAPDFITKIKSRIVLVSKSRLDGFPEEFSVSSNIIQFKYFIKSENGTRLVLKEDNTFVCTLETLKFEAIMMALKCGFRLLTSLDCSKGSIVHSDALHFIK, from the coding sequence ATGGAGCGTAaaataaacagaagagaaaaagaaaaggagtatGAAGGGAAACACAACAGCCTGGAAGATGCTGACCAAGGAAAGAACTGCAAATCCACACTGATGACCCTCAACGTTGGTGGATATTTATACATTACTCAAAAACAAACATTGACCAAGTACCCAGACACTTTCCTTGAAGGTATAGTCAATGGAAAAATCCTCTGCCCGTTTGATGCTGATGGTCATTATTTCATAGACAGGGATGGGCTCCTCTTCAGGCATGTCCTAAACTTCCTACGAAATGGAGAACTTCTATTGCCCGAAGGGTTTCGAGAAAATCAACTTCTTGCACAAGAAGCGGAATTCTTTCAGCTCAAAGGACTGGCGGAGGAAGTGAAATCCAGGTGGGAGAAAGAGCAGCTCACACCCAGGGAGACTACTTTCTTGGAAATAACAGACAACCACGATCGCTCACAAGGACTAAGAATCTTCTGTAATGCTCCTGatttcataacaaaaataaaatctcgCATTGTTCTGGTGTCCAAAAGCAGGCTGGATGGATTTCCGGAAGAGTTTTCCGTATCATCAAATATCATACAATTTAAATACTTCATTAAGTCTGAAAATGGCACTCGACTTGTACTAAAGGAAGACAACACCTTTGTCTGTACCTTGGAAACTCTTAAGTTTGAGGCTATAATGATGGCTTTGAAGTGTGGTTTTAGACTGCTAACCAGCCTGGATTGTTCCAAAGGGTCAATTGTTCACAGCGATGCACTTCATTTTATCAAGTAA